In Bombus fervidus isolate BK054 chromosome 13, iyBomFerv1, whole genome shotgun sequence, a single genomic region encodes these proteins:
- the LOC139993565 gene encoding uncharacterized protein isoform X1 has translation MDKCTNDPIVSVNYKKAETHYSKSLLRNYFKYWNNCVSMTDKKRALLEKSVAFYDIYCLKNCITNWKLYVALQKEKKIIKDKIDKARKFYAKKVLQTFIGIWINSCEFILQKSKIAHAIMHYKSKLLIKYFDAWKIYHEYKLKKLNVEERVSCVNESIMEKTVNENIEMFYNFKLVQKTFFAWQDWYNTSLQNSIKNREIRNIFENRKKSIMFNNWRLYIIQKKCKRRKIFTAGNFYEKKLTIKTLKKFYNYAAYRKEKRIRLSYLSDKSKEIMRRLQYIYIEKWRNALYSVIQEKQKLYQAIQFWELHVTRKYFFNWIEFSRQYKIKMVRKQELNEIAIGFLLKRFILHWHSKLQDVLYIRKKEFLAISMMEHKILRKYFLLWEQYIAQKVKMNDDVKVAMKLHKQLLLREGLKEILRNSLYNIDCQRDLQLKNAVMRSFQNFEILKEYFDKWHSFVYLKKKSVPVSKITDSDEFQFKRIQIPCNNIYNNFKTCLVLPEYMMKKDTILNAYNSFHKFSQKSWLFDSF, from the exons atgGATAAGTGCACTAATGACCCTATAGTTTCTGTCAATTATAAAAAAGCAGAGACACATTATTCTAAATCTTTATTAAgaaactattttaaatattggaaTAATTGTGTTTCAATGACAGATAAGAAAAGAGCCTTATTAGAAAAATCTGTTGCTTTCTATGATATATATTGTTTGAAAAACTGTATTACAAATTGGAAATTATATGTAGCGTtacaaaaggagaaaaaaattataaaagataaaattgataag GCACGTAAATTTTATGCAAAGAAAGTTTTACAAACTTTCATAGGAATTTGGATTAATAGTTgtgaatttatattacaaaaaagtaaaatagcACATGCAATTATGcattataaaagtaaattgttaataaaatattttgatgcTTGGAAAATATATCATGAATACAAACTAAAAAAGTTAAATGTAGAAGAACGTGTTTCG TGTGTAAATGAATCCATCATGGAGAAGACAGtgaatgaaaatatcgaaatgttTTACAACTTCAAACTTGTACAAAAGACATTCTTTGCATGGCAAGATTGGTATAATACGAGTctacaaaattcaataaaaaatcgtgaaattagaaacatatttgaaaacagaaaaaagagTATAATGTTCAATAATTGGcgtttatatataattcaaaaaaaatgcaaaagaagaaagatatttaCAGCGGGCAATTTTTATGAGAAAAAGTTGACAATTAAAACTTTAAAgaagttttataattatgCTGCTtatagaaaagagaaaagaattagATTATCTTATTTAAGCGATAAAAGTAAGGAAATTATGCGACGATtgcaatatatttacatagaaAAATGGAGAAACGCGCTTTACAGTGTTATACAAGAGAAACAAAAGTTATATCAAGCGATTCAATTTTGGGAATTGCATGTAACTCGTAAATACTTTTTCAATTGGATAGAATTTTCCCGGCAGTACAAGATAAAAATGGTTCGTAAACAAGAATTAAACGAGATTGCCATTGGTTTCCTAttgaaaagatttattttacattggcACTCCAAGTTACAAGATGTTCTCTATATacgtaaaaaagaatttcttgCTATTTCCATGATGGAACATAAAATTTTGAGAAAGTACTTTCTGCTTTGGGAACAGTATATTGCACAAAAAGTGAAAATGAACGATGATGTGAAAGTGGCaatgaaattacataaacaGCTCTTGTTACGAGAAGGacttaaagaaattttaagaaattcccTTTATAATATCGATTGTCAACGtgatttacaattaaaaaatgcagtAATGAGGTCATTtcagaattttgaaattttaaaagaatactTCGATAAATGGcattcgttcgtttatttaaaaaagaaatcagtACCTGTTAGCAAAATTACAGATAGTGATGAATTTCAGTTTAAGCGTATTCAAATTccatgtaataatatatacaataattttaaaacttgCTTAGTTTTACCAGAATATATGATGAAAAaagatacaattttaaatGCATATAATTCATTTCACAAGTTTTCGCAAAAAAGCTGGTTATTTGATTCATTTTAA
- the LOC139993569 gene encoding uncharacterized protein isoform X2, which produces MAENILKAILYSCESANKNLENSKEYKKLLEENKFLPSNDIFNALCLSLTKLLTYKVSKEAYQRYTVRLHVIEVLREWCRINDDLQNFKVLRDEKQSLTLLKSLLKKYLTDDTLDSCDSSDNLLSLISALICLASTDSYYKCYIEKSILKLTELETCDESEYLLCYAVQENSNLDLKLSTIETIYESQKCKLIEQPLLNNFISSCIDLNKDDNIDDLENINLMDQLFKFATESSYIFLLICAFLKELLVQLDHAPAVVNFIQSILKSIKKHCEKQNKDIVDLYPRNMQSLVILLQIEPTHHTEDSKNGTLRMLEDIYMEDEDTVITLLSHYPLWLKLFGQLLSPSDELMCSYNEELNRL; this is translated from the exons ATGGCTGAAAACATCCTGaaagcaatattatatagttgtGAAAGTGCTAATAAGAATCTAGAAAATTCAAAGGAATATAAAAAACTACTAGAAGAGAATAAATTCCTACCATCTAACGATATATTCAATGCACTATGTTTATCTTTAACAAAACTATTGACATATAAGGTATCAAAGGAGGCATATCAACGTTATACTGTGAGACTTCATGTAATC GAAGTTCTACGAGAATGGTGTAGAATCAATGACGACcttcaaaatttcaaagtacTCAGAGATGAAAAGCAAAGCTTAACATTACTAAAAAGCTtgttgaagaaatatttaacagaCGATACCTTAGACAGCTGTGACTCGAGCGATAATCTATTATCCTTAATCAGTGCTTTAATATGCCTAGCATCCACAGATTCATACTATAAGTGTTACATAGAAAAGTCGATACTAAAACTAACAGAATTAGAAACCTGCGACGAAAGTGAATATTTGTTATGTTATGCTGTACAAGAAAATTCCAATTTAGACCTCAAACTTTCAACCATAGAAACGATATATGAGTCACAGAAATGCAAATTAATAGAGCAAccgttattaaataatttcatatcatCGTGTattgatttaaataaagatGACAATATAGATGATTTagagaatataaatttgatggatcaattattcaaatttgcCACTGAATCTTCATATATCTTCTTACTAATATGTGCATTCCTAAAGGAATTATTAGTACAGTTAGATCATGCTCCTGCAGTTGTGAATTTTATACAATCAATTTTAAAAAGCATTAAGAAACACtgtgaaaaacaaaataaagatattgtAGACCTTTACCCAAGAAACATGCAATCCCTTGTAATTTTACTACAAATAGAACCTACGCATCACACAGAAGATTCtaaaaatggaacattaaGGATGCTAGAGGATATTTATATGGAAGATGAAGATACTGTAATAACTCTATTGTCACATTACCCACTGTGGTTAAAGTTATTTGGACAACTGTTGAGTCCAAGTGACGAGTTGATGTGCTCATATAACGAGGAATTGAATCGtttatag
- the LOC139993569 gene encoding uncharacterized protein isoform X1, whose product MMDSFTHYMEKIKFNKNNDMAENILKAILYSCESANKNLENSKEYKKLLEENKFLPSNDIFNALCLSLTKLLTYKVSKEAYQRYTVRLHVIEVLREWCRINDDLQNFKVLRDEKQSLTLLKSLLKKYLTDDTLDSCDSSDNLLSLISALICLASTDSYYKCYIEKSILKLTELETCDESEYLLCYAVQENSNLDLKLSTIETIYESQKCKLIEQPLLNNFISSCIDLNKDDNIDDLENINLMDQLFKFATESSYIFLLICAFLKELLVQLDHAPAVVNFIQSILKSIKKHCEKQNKDIVDLYPRNMQSLVILLQIEPTHHTEDSKNGTLRMLEDIYMEDEDTVITLLSHYPLWLKLFGQLLSPSDELMCSYNEELNRL is encoded by the exons ATGATGGATTCATTTACACACTatatggaaaaaataaaatttaacaagaACAATG ATATGGCTGAAAACATCCTGaaagcaatattatatagttgtGAAAGTGCTAATAAGAATCTAGAAAATTCAAAGGAATATAAAAAACTACTAGAAGAGAATAAATTCCTACCATCTAACGATATATTCAATGCACTATGTTTATCTTTAACAAAACTATTGACATATAAGGTATCAAAGGAGGCATATCAACGTTATACTGTGAGACTTCATGTAATC GAAGTTCTACGAGAATGGTGTAGAATCAATGACGACcttcaaaatttcaaagtacTCAGAGATGAAAAGCAAAGCTTAACATTACTAAAAAGCTtgttgaagaaatatttaacagaCGATACCTTAGACAGCTGTGACTCGAGCGATAATCTATTATCCTTAATCAGTGCTTTAATATGCCTAGCATCCACAGATTCATACTATAAGTGTTACATAGAAAAGTCGATACTAAAACTAACAGAATTAGAAACCTGCGACGAAAGTGAATATTTGTTATGTTATGCTGTACAAGAAAATTCCAATTTAGACCTCAAACTTTCAACCATAGAAACGATATATGAGTCACAGAAATGCAAATTAATAGAGCAAccgttattaaataatttcatatcatCGTGTattgatttaaataaagatGACAATATAGATGATTTagagaatataaatttgatggatcaattattcaaatttgcCACTGAATCTTCATATATCTTCTTACTAATATGTGCATTCCTAAAGGAATTATTAGTACAGTTAGATCATGCTCCTGCAGTTGTGAATTTTATACAATCAATTTTAAAAAGCATTAAGAAACACtgtgaaaaacaaaataaagatattgtAGACCTTTACCCAAGAAACATGCAATCCCTTGTAATTTTACTACAAATAGAACCTACGCATCACACAGAAGATTCtaaaaatggaacattaaGGATGCTAGAGGATATTTATATGGAAGATGAAGATACTGTAATAACTCTATTGTCACATTACCCACTGTGGTTAAAGTTATTTGGACAACTGTTGAGTCCAAGTGACGAGTTGATGTGCTCATATAACGAGGAATTGAATCGtttatag
- the LOC139993565 gene encoding uncharacterized protein isoform X2 translates to MDKCTNDPIVSVNYKKAETHYSKSLLRNYFKYWNNCVSMTDKKRALLEKSVAFYDIYCLKNCITNWKLYVALQKEKKIIKDKIDKCVNESIMEKTVNENIEMFYNFKLVQKTFFAWQDWYNTSLQNSIKNREIRNIFENRKKSIMFNNWRLYIIQKKCKRRKIFTAGNFYEKKLTIKTLKKFYNYAAYRKEKRIRLSYLSDKSKEIMRRLQYIYIEKWRNALYSVIQEKQKLYQAIQFWELHVTRKYFFNWIEFSRQYKIKMVRKQELNEIAIGFLLKRFILHWHSKLQDVLYIRKKEFLAISMMEHKILRKYFLLWEQYIAQKVKMNDDVKVAMKLHKQLLLREGLKEILRNSLYNIDCQRDLQLKNAVMRSFQNFEILKEYFDKWHSFVYLKKKSVPVSKITDSDEFQFKRIQIPCNNIYNNFKTCLVLPEYMMKKDTILNAYNSFHKFSQKSWLFDSF, encoded by the exons atgGATAAGTGCACTAATGACCCTATAGTTTCTGTCAATTATAAAAAAGCAGAGACACATTATTCTAAATCTTTATTAAgaaactattttaaatattggaaTAATTGTGTTTCAATGACAGATAAGAAAAGAGCCTTATTAGAAAAATCTGTTGCTTTCTATGATATATATTGTTTGAAAAACTGTATTACAAATTGGAAATTATATGTAGCGTtacaaaaggagaaaaaaattataaaagataaaattgataag TGTGTAAATGAATCCATCATGGAGAAGACAGtgaatgaaaatatcgaaatgttTTACAACTTCAAACTTGTACAAAAGACATTCTTTGCATGGCAAGATTGGTATAATACGAGTctacaaaattcaataaaaaatcgtgaaattagaaacatatttgaaaacagaaaaaagagTATAATGTTCAATAATTGGcgtttatatataattcaaaaaaaatgcaaaagaagaaagatatttaCAGCGGGCAATTTTTATGAGAAAAAGTTGACAATTAAAACTTTAAAgaagttttataattatgCTGCTtatagaaaagagaaaagaattagATTATCTTATTTAAGCGATAAAAGTAAGGAAATTATGCGACGATtgcaatatatttacatagaaAAATGGAGAAACGCGCTTTACAGTGTTATACAAGAGAAACAAAAGTTATATCAAGCGATTCAATTTTGGGAATTGCATGTAACTCGTAAATACTTTTTCAATTGGATAGAATTTTCCCGGCAGTACAAGATAAAAATGGTTCGTAAACAAGAATTAAACGAGATTGCCATTGGTTTCCTAttgaaaagatttattttacattggcACTCCAAGTTACAAGATGTTCTCTATATacgtaaaaaagaatttcttgCTATTTCCATGATGGAACATAAAATTTTGAGAAAGTACTTTCTGCTTTGGGAACAGTATATTGCACAAAAAGTGAAAATGAACGATGATGTGAAAGTGGCaatgaaattacataaacaGCTCTTGTTACGAGAAGGacttaaagaaattttaagaaattcccTTTATAATATCGATTGTCAACGtgatttacaattaaaaaatgcagtAATGAGGTCATTtcagaattttgaaattttaaaagaatactTCGATAAATGGcattcgttcgtttatttaaaaaagaaatcagtACCTGTTAGCAAAATTACAGATAGTGATGAATTTCAGTTTAAGCGTATTCAAATTccatgtaataatatatacaataattttaaaacttgCTTAGTTTTACCAGAATATATGATGAAAAaagatacaattttaaatGCATATAATTCATTTCACAAGTTTTCGCAAAAAAGCTGGTTATTTGATTCATTTTAA